The following proteins come from a genomic window of Peromyscus eremicus chromosome 23, PerEre_H2_v1, whole genome shotgun sequence:
- the Amz1 gene encoding archaemetzincin-1, with amino-acid sequence MLQCRPPQEFSFGPRALKDALISCDLALKQLYTSAFSPSERLFLSEAYNPHRTLFSTLLIHSAFDWLLSRPEAPEDFETFHASLQLRKQSLARKHIYLQPIDLSEGLLGCPLLDHLRSCAEAFFLGLRVKCLPSVAAASIHCSSRPSQDTDGLQLHTDGILSFLKNNKPGDALCVLGLTLADLYPHDAWTFTFGRFLPGHEVGVCSFARFSGEFLQAGPSVPDPALLEAAADGPETLPHEGGRTLYFSALGMVQCCKVTCHELCHLLGLGSCRWLRCLLQGALSLDEAIRRPLDLCPICLRKLQHLLGFRLLERYKRLHTWTRVTVEMWSGQEAGEPSVSEDTLPFSADSGMGCESDTEPVTSPSEPVTPDAWSHAFPDGPEPGSEDGLSSLVASEVLLKLGGPVEAIEEYGQWLDACIQALEREVAEEELVQVDAAVDALGRWEMFTGQLPVTRQHLPCGKDNVGLRRVLEEKFFSLRQRLSSRRLAKASSSHCHWETEN; translated from the exons atgctgcAGTGCAGACCACCCCAGGAGTTCAGCTTCGGGCCCCGGGCCCTGAAGGATGCCCTGATCTCCTGTGATCTGGCCCTGAAGCAGCTCTACACCTCAGCCTTCTCCCCATCGGAGAGACTATTCCTGTCTGAAGCCTACAACCCTCACCGGACCCTCTTCAGCACACTGCTCATCCACTCAGCCTTTGACTGGCTCCTGAGTCGCCCAGAGGCCCCTGAGGATTTTGAAACCTTTCATGCTTCCCTGCAGCTCCGGAAGCAGAGCCTGGCCCGGAAACACATTTATCTGCAGCCCATAG atctgagtgaggggctgctgggATGCCCCCTGCTGGACCACCTCCGAAGCTGTGCAGAGGCTTTCTTCCTGGGCCTTCGTGTCAAGTGCCTGCCCTCAGTGGCCGCTGCTTCCATACACTgttcctcaagacccagtcagGACACTGATGGGCTCCAGCTTCATACAG ATGGCATCCTGTCCTTCTTGAAGAACAACAAGCCAGGAGACGCATTGTGTGTGTTGGGCCTCACACTGGCTGACTTGTACCCCCATGATGCCTGGACCTTCACCTTTGGCAGGTTCCTTCCGGGGCATG AAGTGGGTGTGTGCAGCTTCGCTCGATTCTCTGGGGAGTTCCTGCAGGCCGGGCCCAGTGTTCCTGACCCAGCTCTGCTGGAGGCGGCAGCAGATGGCCCTGAGACACTGCCACACGAGGGAGGCCGGACCCTGTACTTCAGCGCCCTGGGCATGGTTCAGTGCTGTAAG GTCACCTGCCATGAGCTCTGCCACCTCCTGGGCCTGGGGAGCTGTCGCTGGCTCCGCTGCCTCCTGCAGGGGGCACTTAGCCTGGATGAGGCCATACGGAGGCCCCTGGACCTCTGTCCCATCTGCCTAAGGAAACTGCAACACCTCCTGGGTTTCAGGCTCCTGGAGAGGTACAAG AGACTCCACACTTGGACCCGGGTGACGGTGGAGATGTGGTCAGGCCAAGAGGCCGGGGAACCGTCTGTGTCAGAGGACACCCTGCCCTTCAGTGCTGACTCAGGCATGGGCTGCGAGAGTGACACAGAGCCTGTCACCAGTCCATCAGAGCCAGTAACCCCTGATGCGTGGAGTCATGCCTTCCCTGATGGGCCTGAACCGGGGTCTGAGGATGGGCTGAGCTCTTTGGTGGCCTCAGAAGTGTTGCTGAAACTCGGGGGCCCCGTGGAGGCCATCGAGGAGTATGGACAGTGGCTGGATGCATGTATCCAGGCCCTGGAGAGGGAAGTGGCGGAAGAGGAGCTGGTCCAGGTTGATGCAGCTGTGGATGCCCTGGGCCGGTGGGAGATGTTCACAGGGCAGCTCCCAGTCACCAGGCAGCACCTGCCCTGTGGCAAGGATAATGTGGGGCTGCGCCGGGTCCTGGAGGAAAAGTTCTTTTCCCTGAGGCAGCGACTGAGCTCTCGAAGACTTGCCAAGGCCAGTTCTTCCCACTGCCACTGGGAGACAGAGAATTAA